The Pogona vitticeps strain Pit_001003342236 chromosome 3, PviZW2.1, whole genome shotgun sequence genome includes a window with the following:
- the NDUFB5 gene encoding NADH dehydrogenase [ubiquinone] 1 beta subcomplex subunit 5, mitochondrial encodes MAAMSLLLRAGASFGTRRGLLSCALRGRFPLAGLTVGRPVVLASVRHSSGEKRLFYVIPQRFYDRRFMASLWFYMFLTGIPIIIFITLVNIFIGDAELVEIPEGYYPDHWEYYKHPITRWIARYLLDPPEKDYEKTMALLHLEKEKMKLRQDMRTAQRMMFNKGDGPWYFYATPSTKQIDYSNKATPDN; translated from the exons ATGGCGGCCATGAGCCTCTTGCTGCGGGCTGGGGCCTCTTTCGGGACCCGACGAGGCTTGCTCAGCTGCGCGCTCCGGGGCCGCTTCCCTCTGGCGGGATTGACCGTCGGTCGCCCTGTCGTCCTCG CCTCAGTACGCCACAGCAGTGGAGAGAAACGTTTGTTTTATGTGATACCACAAAGATTTTATGACAGGAGATTCATGGCCTCCCTG TGGTTCTATATGTTTCTAACTGGAATCCCAATAATTATATTTATAACGCTTGTTAATATCTTTATTG GTGATGCTGAACTGGTTGAAATCCCAGAAGGTTATTATCCAGACCACTGGGAATACTATAAA catCCTATAACTAGGTGGATTGCCCGCTATCTCTTGGATCCCCCAGAGAAGGATTATGAAAAGACGATGGCTTTGCTCcatttagaaaaagagaaaatgaagctgAG GCAAGACATGCGCACAGCACAGCGGATGATGTTTAACAAGGGAGATGGACCATGGTATTTCTATGCCACCCCGTCTACAAAACAGATTGATTATTCTAACAAAGCAACACCTGACAATTAA